In Triticum aestivum cultivar Chinese Spring chromosome 5B, IWGSC CS RefSeq v2.1, whole genome shotgun sequence, the following proteins share a genomic window:
- the LOC123113403 gene encoding protein arginine N-methyltransferase 2 isoform X2, translating into MAAPPDSKSDKSPEELLCAAAEAGNDDAIAEIISSGADPTYFDASGMTPLMRAASGGHAAAARLLLDAGAPWNALSPEGLSAGDLTSDPATYDLLLDHALRSELILGTVARRQAASANSSDGVPAETYLDSRVSFSEDRVMDAESKAVMMEWERPLMEAHARAVCAAGGGKVLNVGFGMGLVDQAIQRYEPEEHTIIEAHPEVYARMLKLGWGEKKNVRILFGRWQDVIPQLGSYDGPTRISQEGDTCRLARLPPRPRGSFLSNCLKGGLFWQFGCTGGLFRQKFDSLSLTKIMNLCKEWNIQIRDLPHSHSKQLFPCSSTEAAIL; encoded by the exons ATGGCGGCGCCGCCGGACAGCAAGTCTGATAAATCCCCAGAGGAGCTCCTGtgcgcggcggcggaggccggTAACGACGATGCTATCGCCGAGATCATTTCCTCTGGCGCCGACCCCACCTACTTCGACGCCTCCGGCATGACGCCACTCATGCGCGCGGCCTCCGGCGGCCACGCCGCTGCCGCGCGGCTCCTGCTCGATGCCGGCGCGCCCTGGAACGCGCTCTCCCCCGAAGGTCTCTCCGCGGGTGACCTTACCTCCGACCCCGCCACATACGACCTGCTCCTCGACCACGCCCTGCGCTCCGAGCTCATCCTCGGCACCGTCGCCCGCCGCCAGGCGGCCTCCGCGAACTCCTCCGACGGCGTCCCCGCCGAGACCTACCTCGACTCGAGGGTTTCGTTCAGCGAGGACCGGGTGATGGATGCGGAGAGCAAGGCGGTGATGATGGAGTGGGAGCGTCCGCTGATGGAGGCGCACGCGCGGGCGGTGTGCGCCGCCGGCGGCGGCAAGGTGCTCAACGTGGGGTTCGGGATGGGGCTCGTGGACCAGGCGATACAGAGGTACGAGCCCGAGGAGCACACCATCATCGAGGCCCACCCGGAGGTTTACGCCCGGATGCTCAAGCTTGGGTGGGGTGAGAAGAAGAACGTCAGGATCCTCTTCGGGCGATGGCAGGATGTGATCCCGCAGCTCGGCTCGTATGATG GTCCAACAAGAATCTCTCAGGAAGGTGACACGTGTCGCCtggcgcgcctgccgccacggcCAAGGGGGTCCTTTTTGTCAAACTGTCTCAAAGGGGGTCTTTTCTGGCAATTCGGCTGCACAGGTGGTCTCTTTCGACAAAAATTCGATTCATTGTCACTGACAAAGATTATGAATCTGTGCAAAGAGTGGAATATTCAAATCAGAGATCTTCCCCATTCACATTCCAAACAGTTATTTCCTTGTTCATCAACAGAAGCAGCTATATTGTGA